In the candidate division KSB1 bacterium genome, AAAACATTAATATACACATTTCCTAACATATCCAGGGTGTGTATCGTTATATTACTTGTTAATATAAACTGAACTGCTGTGGTTCCTTTTGTATGAGGCTCTGTCTGCTGCAATTCAGGTTCAATTCCATGATCATCCCACCAGCACAATTTTTCTGCTTTCATATCGATTTTCTCACATAAAAGATTGAAATATT is a window encoding:
- a CDS encoding S-adenosylmethionine decarboxylase; this translates as MKAEKLCWWDDHGIEPELQQTEPHTKGTTAVQFILTSNITIHTLDMLGNVYINVFSCKDFDADMAMKFSEEWFKGKVVNSQVIERI